The Arthrobacter sp. FB24 nucleotide sequence TCCACCAGCCGAGGTAGAATTTTGGACCTTAAGTGCCCGGGGCTGATTCCCGTCCGTGCTGCGAGCGACGCGGTCTGCAAAAACTGAGGGGCTTCCTGGTCTTTACCTGACTGGAAAGCCATCAGCGTGGCAACCTCTGATATCTCAGTGACGGCGCTCAGCCCTAACCGAGTTCTCGCGGACATGACCTCCTGGTCCACGTCCGCAAACACTACGTCAGCGATTCCGTGTAGGGTCTGCACTTCAAAAAACGGCTCCCCCCGGAGGGCGAGTACACCATCGGCGATCCCAGTGAGCAGGGGAAGCAGCATGTCCGCTTCGCGCGCAAAGGGGGCTGGAAACTGCGCTGGAGATCTCAATGGGGGCGCCAAAAGGGAAGTCATTTTGCTGAGTACCCCTTCCTAAAGACTCCAAGTCTAACTCTGGGAGCCGTCATCGGCTGCGACCGCTCTGGGACCGCTTCGCGCTAGCCGAGAGGCTGGTGCGGGTCTTTTTGGCCTTGGCTGCGCCCTTGCCCATGGTGACGGCCGCGCGGGGGTGTGTGCCCTCGCTGCGTTCTGCGGCGGCGCGTCCCCGGACTTGCACTTCGTTGGCGCCGGTAGTGGCCAGGGACGCGGCGAATGCTTCCTGACGCTCCGCTGATCCATAGTCCGCGGCAGAAGTGCTTTCAGCCTTCAACCCTTGGTCTTTTAGCCGGCTGTTGTCGTTGCCGGTGACGCGGTTTTCGATTTCGCGGCCGACGCTTTCCATGCGGGCAAAGAGTTCCTTTTCGGCTCGTTCGTACCGCTGCTCCACGGGCGTCCGCTCCGTGCCTGTGAAACCGCCCTCTGCCAGGAGTTTGGCCTCGTGCATGTCCTTGGCTGCTTGGACGAATGCGGGATCCTCGAAGTGTGAATCCTTGGCACCGTTGACGTTCGCAGTGGTCTCCGCACGGAGCTGGTCGATGTCGGGGCCGTTGATGCCGTCCTTGCCGATGAGGAACATGCGTTCCTGCACGGTGGCGTCGGCGGCTGCCACTGCTGCGGGGGTCTTCGCGGCGTGTGCCGTCTGCAATGCCCGGGCGAGCTCGGGGTTGGCAAGGTACTCCATGGGCACTTGGTGGCGTTCCATTTCCGGGGCCAGTGTCGCGGCCCGGGCGCGGAGTTCTTCGACACGGGCAGCAGCGAGCAGGCCCATGGCCTTCTCATGTTCGACGGCCGCCGTGCGTGTTTCTTCCTGGCTGCGTTCCAGTGCGCTCTGCCGGGCTTTTTCCGTAGCGGCGGTCCGGATCCCTGACTCCAGGTAGGCGTCGCCCGCGCCGATGTCGCGGGTGTCGATGCCGTAGCGCGTGAAGACTTCCTGACGGATCTTTTCCGAGGCCGCCAGGGCGGTCGGGTCGTGGTCCTTCCAGCCTTCAGCGACGGCATGTGCCGTGGCAATGTCGTGGGGCTGGGCTTTGTCCCACCACTGGTCCCTATTGACCGGTGCCAGCGCGGCGTGCGCCGCGCTGCGGTCTGCCGTGAGGCGTGCCTGTGCTTCGTGCGCTGCCTGGGCATCCTGATGTTCCTGCTGCCGCTGGGACTCCTGCCGGCGACGGGCCAGCGTCTCGGCAATGCGGGACGCGATGATCAGGGACTGCCGCATTCCGCCGTCCAGAACTTCATCTATTCCGTCTGATTCACTCATCGCGCTCCCCTTGCAGTTGGTGGTGGTCGTTATCGGTCCAGCACGGGGCCGGAATCACGGCCCGTGTGCTGGCGGGTCTTGGCCGGCGTTGGCGTGCTTGGCACCGCTGACCCTGGACGGAGGGGCGCCATGCCGCGCAGTCCAAGTTCTACGGAGTTCGGGGCCGCTGCCTGTTCCGGTGCGCCGACGGTAACCGGCCGGGGCATCGTCGCCGCGAACGGTTTCAGTTGCTCGGTGACGACGGCACGGAGCCTCTGCGCTTCACGGGTTCGTCCGGACTGTTGGTGCATTTCGTGGATGGCGAAGGCAGTGTTCACCAGCTGCAGCATGAGCGCCGACTGGGCGGCCGTCTTGTTCTTGCTGGACGCGGCCATGAACAACATGGCAGTCCCGGCAATGGACGGCAGTGCGACGGGCTTGCCGTGCTGTCGGGGGGCGCGGAGCTGGGCGGTGCGGGACAGCTCGGCGGCGGTGGCCGCCAACGGGCCCGGCGTCGGTTCGAGCCGGTGGGACCAGGCCGCGAACGCGCCGGATACTTCCCTCGCTGCTTTCGCCCAGGTGGCGTGGTCATCACGGGGCAGTGTGCGCAGCTGCTCGACCAGTGCGGTCGCGTTGCGGGTGTACTCGACCCACATTTCCGCCGGTGGTGTTCCGTTCTCGGGGCCGGTCCTGGACACGGTGCGCCTGTTGCGGGCAGCTGCGTTCCATTCAGCCGCGGCTTCGGTTGCCAGGTGCGGTGAGTCCATCCATTCTTCACGCAAAGCACCGAGCTTCAGGTCGGACGCGAGGGTGCCGCCGCCGAACCAGATGGGCCGTTCGCCCTGCTTGGGCCGCTCCGCTACGGAGTACCCGACAATCACGTCGGTGGTGTTCTTCGCGTAGCGCGGCCGGACCAGCATGCCGGTGTCGCGGGCCCGCCGGACGAACTCACCTTCGGTAGCCGAGGCGCTGGCGCTGGCACGGACTTTCCGGGCCAAAGATGAACGGTGCATTTCCCGCTCGTCCCGGGCGGCAGTGGCTTTCTCGGCCCGGTCGTAGCCACGGGTGGAGTGCACGGTGGAGAGCTGTTCCAGCCCGTACTTGACCTCCAGCTCGCGGCAGGTCTGCTGCGCGCGTCTGTAGTCGCCGTGGGTGGATGCCTTGGTGCCGTCTTCGCGGACAAGCGAGACGGCTAGGTGGATGTGGTGATTGCCGTTCTCACTCGTGCCGTGGTTGACCGCGACCCACCGGCAGCGGGCCTTTCCGCTGACTTCGGTAAAGCCCATGGCGTCCACGAAGTCGTTCGCAATGTCGCCCCACTGCTGATCCGTCAGCGCGCCCTCTTCGGCGCGCAGACTCAGCGAGCAGTGCCACACGCTGGCGTCCTTGTAGCCGACGTGGACGCGCTCTTTCTTGGCCGCGTCCCACTGCATGTCCTTGATCTGCACCGATACGTCATATGCCCTGCGCGGCTGGTCAAGATGCCTGGCAATAGCAAGTGCATCGTCACGGTCCAGAACGCCGTCGTCGTACCACGCCATGATCGCCGCGTCCCCGGCCACCAGGTGCGGATCGCTGTGGGCGTTCTTGGTCTTGTTGGCGTCGGTCGAGGCCAGGTAAACCATGAGCCCGCCCATGCGTGAACCGCGGGTGATGTTGGGGATCATCCCTACATCAGCCCCTCAATGGTGCGGTCAATGCGCATCGCCACTGACCGGAGGTGCTTCAACGCTTCGTGGGCCTCGGAGGGGAACTCGCCGGTCGCGTTGGCCTGGCGGGCGAGCTGGTTGATGTTGTTCGAGGAACGGGCCAGCAGATTGTGCAGCGACATCAATTCGGCGATGGCAGCACGGCGTTCCGTTGTCGTCTCCTGGGCCTCGGACAATGCCGAGGTGATCAGCAGGTTCGGGACGGTCACCTTTTCCCGCTCAGCCCTCGCGACAAGCGCGGCTTCCTCTTCAACAGTGACCCACAGGTCACGGCGTTTCTTGGTACCGGCGGGAGTGTTCTCCCGGCGTCGGCGCGACAGATTGAAACGGTGAGTGAATCCCTCATCCGACATTCAATCCATCCCTTCAAAGGCCCAGCGCAGCGACCCCGAAACCGGGGACCACACTGACCAGTGTGCCGCACTCGACCACCAGTGTCGAGCGCAACAAGCCACTTACACCCGTGTAAGTGTATAGCTTGCTCCGCACGGTCTTCTCAGGGGGTTTTTGCCTTCTGCGCGTGGTCCCTCAAAAACCTGCTTCCGGGTGTCAGCAGTGGCCGGTAGGGTTTGGATATGGATATCAACGACATTGCCGCAAAAGCCGCCGCGAAGATCGACGCCGCCAGGGACACCAAAGTAAACGCCGTGAAGAGGGCCGCTGCCAGCGGTGTTGAAGTCCAGGAGGCTGCCCAGATGCTTGCCGCAGCAGAGCAGAAGTACGCCAAGGACTACCAGGCAGCTCTGCGCGCAGACTGGACCGAATCCGACCTGCGGGGCTTCGGTCTCGACGCCCCGGCCAAGAAAGCCGGCGGCCGTCCCCGCGGCTCTAAGACCACGCGCCAGACAAAGCAAAGTGATGAAACTGCACGCGAGAATGAACTGAGTGACACTACCGGCTCCGACAACCAATAGCCCGCCGTGGACGACGCCAGAACCTCAGCAGGCAACAGCTCTCCCGATTCGAAAAGCCACCTTCTCCTGCCTTCGGCCGCGGATGAGTACGAATGGGCTGAGCGCATCATGAACCTGCTGGATCGACACACGCACCTTAGCGATGACATCAACCTGAGGATGGAAGTCCGACCTGGATCTGCACTAGTGGGAGATGACAAGATCTCTCCGGCACTTCCGCTGTCTTATTACCTTCGCTATCTACTTATCGCAGCGGCGGATAATTTCAGCGCCATCCGCAGCATGTTGATCAAAAGCGAGGTTGGGTCACACACCAACCTCGCCCTTCACCCATTCGCCCCCTACACGCTGGTCCGCAACGTGATCGAATGCGCCGGTACGGGGTACTGGGTTCTCACGCCTTCGAGTAGGCCTAAAAGGATCCATCGTCACGCCATGCTGGAACTGGACGATGCGAAGAAGAGCCTCAGCGCTCTGACTCAGTACGGCGGTTCAGGGGAAAAAACTTACACGCGTCGGGTTGAACTCATCAAAGCCATGGTCGCTCGCTACCCTGACGGCATCACCTGGAAGAACGTTACGGACGGGTTTTCCGTGACTGGCGCCCTTCGCGAAGTCGGAACGGCCTCCGCATTTGAGGCCATCAACCCGCTCGGGGCTTGGCAATTGGCAAGCGGAATGGCACACGGCAAACGTTGGGCTGGCTTGATCCTGAGCGACAAGGAACCGTTAAATGCCGGACTAAACGACGATACCTACATGGTCACCGGTAGCTACAAACACCTTTGGTGGCTAATGAACACGGCGAGCATAGTGCTGACCGAAGCACACAGGCTCTTCGTTGAGCGCGGAACCGCGCATCACCACTAGCCAAACAGTCTTTGTTCGAACCAGAACCACTGACAAGGACATCACCCCTCGTCCACATGGGCACGGCAAAAGCTAAAACCTTCGGGCTTTTCCCGCACCCACGTGGACGACGGGACCCAGCTGACCGGCTGCACACCACCCCCAGGGAACCTCCGACCGACACCTCGCCACCGGGACCGGCGGCCGTGCACAACCTGTGTAGTGGGCGGTCACCAGCGGCAACGTTCCCCATGGACCAAGACACGCTGCTCCCGCCATCGGCCCGGGCGTTTGGCCAGGTCTTTTCAGCCCTCGACCACAGGCGGCTCCGGTGGGCAGACGCGAAGAAGGCCGGCCTCCTTTTCAGGGGCCGGTCTTCTTCCTATCCGCGTTCCTTCAGTCTTCCGTGGTGACGTCGTCATCCTTGATCTGACCGGCCGCGATGCGCTCTGCGGTCTTCGCGAATGCTGCATCGATGTACGCCATGAGGTCACTCTCGCGGACCCGCCACACGCCTCTTCCGCCGAACTGGCCTGCAGGGAGCTCGCCGCTGCGAACCAGCGAGTAGACGAGCGCGCCTTTGACGTTCAGAATCTCCTGCACCTGTTCCAGAGTCAGCATCCTGGGGAACACGGGCCCCGTCGTCGGCGCAGGTTCCTCGTTCAATTCCTCTGTCCGTTTCGGCATTCTCAATCCACCTCGTTCCGGTGTTGCAGCTCGTCCTTTGTGCGCTGCCCGCGGCGGAGGGATCCGGCCGGCGCCGGTTCCCATTTCCTGCCGTGGTTGTGTTTGCGTTCCAGGCGTTTCACCTCGCGCATCGTTGCACGAACGATGAAGTCCGACACGCTCGCATCACCCTCCAACGGCCCGGCGGCCAGGAACGCTGCCCGGACCCGGCCGGCCTCATCCTCCGTGAAGTAGGGAGTGAAAGCCGCGATCTTTTTAGACGGCACGAAGGCTCCGTGGCCACGGGTGGAGGCTGTCGAGGTATCCGGGGCGAAGCGTCATGCTTCCGTCGTCGTTCTCATCGATATCGGAGTGCTGGTGGCTGCCGCCGGCGTGGGCAATGGCGGCGAGCACCAGATCAAGGTTTTGCCGGTCCAAGCCAGGAACGACTTCGCTCAGGACGACAGGAACGTCCTCCGCCAGGGACGCCGCGAGCAGCAGGAATCGCCGTTCCCCGCCGGAGTAGGGTCCGTTGTTGGCGTGCTCTCCGAGGGCTTCGAAATCGATCCACGCGTTCTCGGTGTAGCCCTCGGGTGTAATGCCGCTGGCGTGGACCCAGGGGTTGCCGACGGCGGCGTAGCGGCCACCGAAGGCGCGCAGCAGCAGCTCTGTTCCGGCCTCCGAAGTGTAGGAGCCTTTCGCCCAGCTGCGGAGATCATCTTCATGCGTCATAGCGGTTTCCTTGGTGTTTCGTAGGGCTCGGTGCATGGATTTCTGGAGTCAGCGTAGCCGCTGGCTCTGACTGTGGTCAGTACGCAGGTTCGGGGTCCTGGGGGCGGGTGGTGCTGATGCGCCCGGCGGGGTTGGCGTCCATGCCAAACCACAGGTCGTCGTTGGTGTACCCGCGGGCGCTGAGACTGAAGTGATCAACGGGGTGGATTTCCTCACTGTGGCGTTCTTCTTCCGCTGCGTCTACGGCTGCGCGCGAAGAGCCGTGCACGGCCGCTGCCGCGTATCGCAGGGACGGCCCGATCTCTTCGACTTCGAGTTCAAGCACGGTGCGCTTCTCCCCCGTCTTCGTCTCATAGCTGCGGGACTTCAATTCACCCGTTGCGATCACGCGCATGCCCTTGGTCAGGGACCCGACGGCGTTCTCGGCCGCTCCCCGCCAGATATGCGCACGAAGAAACAGAGTCACCCCGTCCACCCATTCGTTGCGCTCGATATCGAACGCCCTGGGCGTGGATGCGATGGTGAAGTTCGCGACGGCCGTGCCGGCTGTGGTGAACCGCAGCTCGGGGTCGGCAGTGAGGTTTCCGATGACGGTGATGCTGGTATCGCCTGACATTGGAGCTCTCCCCTGACTGGTTTCTAGGCTTCGCGGACGCGGCCGGCTGCTTCAATGCTGATGACTTGATCGATCCGGACGGGGTTCAGGCCGGACCAGTGATTCTCGGTGCCGTCCTTGTCGTAGACGACGACAGGGACCTGGGAGTAACCAAGCTCTTCGGTGATGTACTCGAAGGCGGCCGGGTTGGTAGTGACGTCGACCTCGTGGAAGTCGACGCCGGCCTCCGCGAACTTCTGCTTGGTCTTGGCACAGCCAAAGCATCCAGCGGGCTTGGTGTAGATGGTGACAGTCATGGTCAGTCCTCGGTTTCGTATCACTCTTAGTTAGGTTCGCCTGCTCTGTACTGCTGCCTCAATTCTAGCAATCATTCAACTGAATGAATAGAGGTCTATCCTTGATTTCTAGGGGTTTCTCTACATGCATTTTTGGTGGGAATCACGGTGGCGGGACCGTCATCTTCGGGCGTTTATGTCACTTTCAGAAGTCGTCTGCACGGAATGTCAGACGTCCTCTGCACTGGCTAATCGGCGGCCGTAGAGTTGGCTGACTCAGGTTTTGGTCCGACGCCTTAGAGCGACCCAGAGCCCGCATCGCCGGCATATGTAGGCGGGTTCGGCGCCGAGGGCATGGAGTTTCTTGCGCTGCATTGTCCGGCCGCAGCAGGAGCACTGGCGGTACGTGTCAGAGGCCATGGTTCGTGAGCGCTTCCATGACTTGATCGACGGTTGGCACGCCGGCATGTCCGCCGGGGGTGGGGTAGATCCGGCATGCGAGATCACTGCTTGGAGCGCCGTCGGGGAAGATATCGGCCCCGTCCGCGGTGATGGTGGGCGAACCGGCAAATCCGGTTCCGGCCGTATCTGCCGAAGACTTGATGTGCCGCAAATGGACCGGGACGTCGTCGTGCCCGAGGGCGGCCAGGGCGGCTTTCACCTGCTCGAGCGCTTTTTCCGTGTTGGGGCAGTCATCGATGTGGAGCAGTTCTATTCTCATGCGGTCATTGTTCCTGTCCGGGTCCACCGGCCTATTTTGCGGCGTCGGTGAGTTTCTGGCGGAAGTCCGCCTCGCTGTTGAGGGTGAGTTTTTCGCCGTCGAGGAAGAACGTGGGTGTCCCGGTCACGCCCAGGGCTGTACCGTCGGCGACGTCTTTGCGGATCCGGTCTTTGGTCTTGTCATCCGCCACGGCGGCGTCGTAGGCAACAAGGTCCAGGCCGAGCTCCCGCGCGAAGGTCCTGAACAGGGCAGCTTGCGAGTCCTGTTTTTCGCCCCACTGGGGCTGGGTTTCGAACAGCTTTGCGGCCATCTGTTCGTACTTGCCCTGCGCGGCCGCGGCCTCGACGGCGAGGGCCGCGGTTCCGGAGTTCCGGTGCCCGGGGAGCGGGAAGTAGCGGTGGACGAACGTGATCCTGTCCCCGTACTCCTGCTTCAGTTGCTGCACGAGCGGCTCGGCGGCGCGGCATGATTCGCACTCGTAGTCCAGGAACTCGACCAGCTGTGCCTTCTCCGTGGACGGAGATGTCACGCGGTGGCTGTCCTCCCGGACGAGCTGTGCGTCCGCGGCAGCGGGCGGGGGTGTCGGTGTGGGTTTGGTGGCGGTGAAGACCGCGTACCAGATGGCGCCGCCGGCGACGATGACCGCCAGCAGGATCCATATCACCAGGCGCGCCGTCTTGGCCGGGTCGCTGGGGCCCGGCATCGTTTTCAGGGTCGGTGTCATCAGTGATGAATGCTTTTTTGGTCGCTGCGGGCTGGTTCTGTGGCAGTCGTTTTTGGGGTCAGAGACAGGCTGACAGCTTTCGGTTCGGGATCGGAGCCGCAGCCCTCGCAGCAGCCGGAAGCAGTACTTTGCCCAGCACCCGTCGTCGGAGCTGCTTGCACGCCTGAATCGGCCGGTGCGCCGTCGTGGTTTGTGCCGGTGCCGGGTTCGGGGGTGGTGCAGCAATCATCGGCTTCCTCATCGTGGTCGGCCGCGGTGTGGGGGACGGTGCAGCAGACGTCGCCTTTCCAGGCGTTGATGCCCTCACGGACGGCGATTCCGGCGATGACCAGTGCCGCGCCGGCGTCTGCCCACCACCATCCCAGCGTGCTGTTCAGCACCAGGCCGACCAGCAGAACGGCGGAGAGGTACGTGCACAGCAGGGTCTGTTTGGAATCCGCCACCGCTGTCTTGGATCCGAGTTCACGGCCGGCGCGGCGTTGAAGCCAGGACAGCACGGGCATGATGGCCAGGCTCAGGGCAGCGATCACGATGCCCGGTGTGGAGTGCTGTGCCTCGCCGCCTCCGGTCAGCGACCTGACGGAGTCCACGGAGACGAACAGTGCCAGGGCGAAGAAGGAGATCGCGATGATCCGCAGGGTCAGGTGCTCGCGCCGTTCAGGGTCCTTGGCGGAGAACTGCCAGGACAGGGCGACCGCGGAGGCGACCTCGATCACCGAATCGAGTCCGAAGCCGATGAGGGCCGAAGAGTCCGCCATATTGCCCGCCCAGAGCGCAACGACGGCCTCAACAAGGTTGTAGGTGATCGTCGCGGCCGCGAACAGCCGGATCCGCCGGCTCAAGACGGCGTGCCGGGAGGCCGTGGGCACGGTCTGCAGTGTCGTGGTCATGCCAGGCACGTCCCGTCCGGGGCGCAGCAGGCCGGGTCAACGGCCAGCACCACGCCGATCAGGTCCCTGATCGCATGGCCCAACCGGGCGTCCGCTAGCTCATACCGGGTCCGCCGGCCATCCGGGACAGCCACGACGAGGCCGCAGCCCCGCAGGCATGTCAGGTGGTTGGACATGCTCTGCCGCGAAACCCCCAGGGAATCGGCCAGCTCCGACGGGTACGCTGCTGCATCCGCCAGGGCCAGCAGAATCCGCGCCCGGGTGGGGTCAGAGACCGCGTAGCCGAACCGTGCCAGCACCGGGGCATGCGTGAGAGTTTCCATAAACCAAAAGTACATCCACGCATGTATTCATGCAATTGTGTATTGAGCTGGTGCTTCAGCCGGCGTTGCGCGGTGCGAACATGATCACGGCCACCCCGAGCAGGCAGATCACGGAGCCGATGATGTCCCACCGGTCCGGCCGGAAGCCGTCGAAAACCATCCCCCAGGCCAGGGACCCGGCAACGAACACCCCTCCATAGGCGGCAAGGATCCGGCCGAAGTGCGCGTCGGGCTGCAGTGTCGCGGCGAAGCCGTAGACACCCAGGGCCAGGACCCCGAGTCCGGCCCACCACCACTCCTTGCCCTCGCGGACCGCCTGCCACACGAGCCATGCCCCGCCGATCTCGGCCGCCGCGGCCAGGACGAACAGCAGGATCGTTTTTGCGATAGTCACGGATTCATCATGTCAGCGAGTTGCGCCTTATTCGTGGCCGACGTTTCCGGCGGCGAAGTGCTCGGCGTGTGCGCTGCATCAAGGGTTCTTGATAACGAAGGATTCCGAGAACGATCTCAATCGAGAATTGAAGGCGTGCCAGCCCTTCGGGAATCGCACCTCGATAACAGTTCTCGAAATCGCATCACCGATCAAGGTCCGCGAATCGGGTTTTGAGAATCGAAGAGTTCTCCATCCGTCTGTGCATAATTATCGAAAACGACTGGGGGACTAAATGTTCGATCTTTTGCCGCTCGATGGAGACGGACGTAGCTGCTATCCGAAGGACACGGATAGTCGTTGGGAGAGCGCGGAGGTTCTAGTTGTCGTGAAGGCAGCTCCCCAGCCCTCTGCAGCCTACGGCGACACAGTCTGTGTGGCAGGCATCCGAATGAGGGAGAGCGGCCCTGAATGGATACGCCTCTACCCCATACCGTTTCGCTCCATGGAGGAGTACCTCCAATTCACGAAATACGACTTGATCAGGCTGCAGGTAAAACCAGCATCCAAGGATCCAAGAAGCGAAAGCTACATCCCAGATCGCTCCACGATAGAAACTGTCGCGCATTTGGATCCATGGAAGCCCCGTCACCGATATGTGTCTCCGCTGTCGTCACAATGGACCATGTGCGGAGTACTCAAGGCGCAGAGGGCAGGCAAGGACTTCCCGTCACTTGCGGTGATACGCCCCCGTGAGGTTCGAGATTTCAAGCTGACCCTTCACCCAGGTTGGACCCTGGAACAGGCACAAAAGCTCAAAGTGAACCTTGGCCAGGAAGACCTATTCGGAGATGCCCCCAAAGTACAGCTGCTGGAGGCACCTCGCTTCGAAGGAAAATATTCCTATTTCTGTGAAGACAAGACCTGCAAGGGGCACGTCCAGGGATTGCTCGACTGGGAGCTCGTCGCGCTGGAGCGACGACTGAAGGACCGCGATGACGTCACTGCCATGTCCGAGATCCGCAAGAAATTCTTCACGGAGATGTGTTCCGCCGATCATCGCCCGCTGTTTTTCGTCGGAAATCAGTTGAAGCATCCCTTGGCATTCAGCGTTATTGGAGTCTACAGATCCCAGTCGCAGAACTAGGTGCGTGACAGAGCCGCAGCTTCGGCCCAAACGGCCTCAAGAACCAGTCGGCGATGGCAGCAAGCCTCCGATGCTTCAAAGCACAGAAGAGCCACATGTTCGGCCGCCGCGAGCTGGGCGAGGTAGTGGATAGCAGCACGAGCGGAGTCAGCGAGCATCAACTCTCGATACTTTTCATGGGCTAGCATCGCGGCATTCGTACCAGGCGCCCAGAACCCGTCACGGTTTTCTTTGGGATTGCCGAGGACGGGAAGATGCTCGTAACGAATGCCGGCTTCAGCCAAGGCAGAGGAAAGCGCTGTCTTGGAGAAACCCTTTTTCCGAGAGATGGCACTCAGGCGAACGTCTACGAGTACGTCCACCTTCCACGGCTGGAGATGATGAATGAACGACGAAATCTCGCGGCCCTCGTAGCCCACACCGATAATCCCGCTAGTCTCCGTCCACATCACGCCATTCTTTCATGGGACCGGGTCTTAGCTTTCGTCCAGCGTCACCTGTCCGGTGCGGTCGCCCGCACAACTTCGAAGCGAGAAACTGATCTGCGCGTCTCCCCGTAGAGTCTCTACCTCCACTGATTCGCGGCGCACCCCTGGCCGGCCCGGAAGTCGGTGTCGGACGAAGAACCAGTTGATGGCGTTCGACGCACCGGTGGTCTGCACCCGCGTCAGTAGAGTGAGCCCATGATTACTTCTCGGTACACAGCGCCGGCCTGCATCGCCTTTGCCGGGCTGCTTCTCGCTGGCTGCGCAGCGCCCATGTCCCCGCCAGCCGAGGAGACTTCGACGGTGTCGACATCAGCAGCTCCGGTCAGCACGCTGACTGATGCGGAGCGTGTGACCAAGGCGGAGGCCGCAGTTCAGGCTGAACTTCCCAATGCGCCCATCTGGAAAGGCATGACTTTCAAAGGGGTCGTCGTTGACGAATCCGAGATCTGCGTTGACCGCACCTGGGCGCCAGGAGGAGGTCCGGATCATCTCGGAGGGAACGCAGGGTACGTCGTAGTCAGCTTTCCTGCGGTCGCCCTGGGCAAGCCCAAGGACGGAGCCTGCGCAGGCTATGCACCAGCAGCCACAAAGGTACCGGCCACGGTTGAGGTGCCCTCTGCGGTAGCCAAGGATCCAGGTCTTCTTGTCAGCACCACTTTCGGAGATAAGTGGCCGCTGAAAGTTCCTTACGTCGTTGCCCACTGTCAGGGCATCACGGTAGCCGGCCGCCCCCTCAAGGTGGCCACCCTCGATGCTCCGGATGGCAAGACCTACGCAGCCAATGGCACAGCCAAGGATCACGGAAACTATCTCGACATTGATCCAATCTGGGCGCCGAAGCCGGATGTTTCCGGTCTGAAAATCGACATCAGTCCAGTCACTGAAGCCGCTCTTGCACTGTGCACTTGACCCTCGCGGCTTCTCG carries:
- a CDS encoding helix-turn-helix domain-containing protein, which produces MPKRTEELNEEPAPTTGPVFPRMLTLEQVQEILNVKGALVYSLVRSGELPAGQFGGRGVWRVRESDLMAYIDAAFAKTAERIAAGQIKDDDVTTED
- a CDS encoding relaxase/mobilization nuclease domain-containing protein; the protein is MIPNITRGSRMGGLMVYLASTDANKTKNAHSDPHLVAGDAAIMAWYDDGVLDRDDALAIARHLDQPRRAYDVSVQIKDMQWDAAKKERVHVGYKDASVWHCSLSLRAEEGALTDQQWGDIANDFVDAMGFTEVSGKARCRWVAVNHGTSENGNHHIHLAVSLVREDGTKASTHGDYRRAQQTCRELEVKYGLEQLSTVHSTRGYDRAEKATAARDEREMHRSSLARKVRASASASATEGEFVRRARDTGMLVRPRYAKNTTDVIVGYSVAERPKQGERPIWFGGGTLASDLKLGALREEWMDSPHLATEAAAEWNAAARNRRTVSRTGPENGTPPAEMWVEYTRNATALVEQLRTLPRDDHATWAKAAREVSGAFAAWSHRLEPTPGPLAATAAELSRTAQLRAPRQHGKPVALPSIAGTAMLFMAASSKNKTAAQSALMLQLVNTAFAIHEMHQQSGRTREAQRLRAVVTEQLKPFAATMPRPVTVGAPEQAAAPNSVELGLRGMAPLRPGSAVPSTPTPAKTRQHTGRDSGPVLDR
- a CDS encoding ArsR/SmtB family transcription factor; the protein is METLTHAPVLARFGYAVSDPTRARILLALADAAAYPSELADSLGVSRQSMSNHLTCLRGCGLVVAVPDGRRTRYELADARLGHAIRDLIGVVLAVDPACCAPDGTCLA
- a CDS encoding YnfA family protein, which translates into the protein MTIAKTILLFVLAAAAEIGGAWLVWQAVREGKEWWWAGLGVLALGVYGFAATLQPDAHFGRILAAYGGVFVAGSLAWGMVFDGFRPDRWDIIGSVICLLGVAVIMFAPRNAG
- a CDS encoding DsbA family protein; amino-acid sequence: MTPTLKTMPGPSDPAKTARLVIWILLAVIVAGGAIWYAVFTATKPTPTPPPAAADAQLVREDSHRVTSPSTEKAQLVEFLDYECESCRAAEPLVQQLKQEYGDRITFVHRYFPLPGHRNSGTAALAVEAAAAQGKYEQMAAKLFETQPQWGEKQDSQAALFRTFARELGLDLVAYDAAVADDKTKDRIRKDVADGTALGVTGTPTFFLDGEKLTLNSEADFRQKLTDAAK
- a CDS encoding single-stranded DNA-binding protein codes for the protein MSGDTSITVIGNLTADPELRFTTAGTAVANFTIASTPRAFDIERNEWVDGVTLFLRAHIWRGAAENAVGSLTKGMRVIATGELKSRSYETKTGEKRTVLELEVEEIGPSLRYAAAAVHGSSRAAVDAAEEERHSEEIHPVDHFSLSARGYTNDDLWFGMDANPAGRISTTRPQDPEPAY
- a CDS encoding DUF488 domain-containing protein, whose protein sequence is MWTETSGIIGVGYEGREISSFIHHLQPWKVDVLVDVRLSAISRKKGFSKTALSSALAEAGIRYEHLPVLGNPKENRDGFWAPGTNAAMLAHEKYRELMLADSARAAIHYLAQLAAAEHVALLCFEASEACCHRRLVLEAVWAEAAALSRT
- a CDS encoding DUF2511 domain-containing protein; this translates as MITSRYTAPACIAFAGLLLAGCAAPMSPPAEETSTVSTSAAPVSTLTDAERVTKAEAAVQAELPNAPIWKGMTFKGVVVDESEICVDRTWAPGGGPDHLGGNAGYVVVSFPAVALGKPKDGACAGYAPAATKVPATVEVPSAVAKDPGLLVSTTFGDKWPLKVPYVVAHCQGITVAGRPLKVATLDAPDGKTYAANGTAKDHGNYLDIDPIWAPKPDVSGLKIDISPVTEAALALCT
- the mobC gene encoding plasmid mobilization relaxosome protein MobC, whose amino-acid sequence is MSDEGFTHRFNLSRRRRENTPAGTKKRRDLWVTVEEEAALVARAEREKVTVPNLLITSALSEAQETTTERRAAIAELMSLHNLLARSSNNINQLARQANATGEFPSEAHEALKHLRSVAMRIDRTIEGLM
- a CDS encoding glutaredoxin family protein is translated as MTVTIYTKPAGCFGCAKTKQKFAEAGVDFHEVDVTTNPAAFEYITEELGYSQVPVVVYDKDGTENHWSGLNPVRIDQVISIEAAGRVREA
- a CDS encoding cation diffusion facilitator family transporter, yielding MTTTLQTVPTASRHAVLSRRIRLFAAATITYNLVEAVVALWAGNMADSSALIGFGLDSVIEVASAVALSWQFSAKDPERREHLTLRIIAISFFALALFVSVDSVRSLTGGGEAQHSTPGIVIAALSLAIMPVLSWLQRRAGRELGSKTAVADSKQTLLCTYLSAVLLVGLVLNSTLGWWWADAGAALVIAGIAVREGINAWKGDVCCTVPHTAADHDEEADDCCTTPEPGTGTNHDGAPADSGVQAAPTTGAGQSTASGCCEGCGSDPEPKAVSLSLTPKTTATEPARSDQKSIHH
- a CDS encoding ParB family protein, which gives rise to MPSKKIAAFTPYFTEDEAGRVRAAFLAAGPLEGDASVSDFIVRATMREVKRLERKHNHGRKWEPAPAGSLRRGQRTKDELQHRNEVD